A region of Candidatus Poribacteria bacterium DNA encodes the following proteins:
- a CDS encoding ThuA domain-containing protein, with protein MAQPIQVTVWNEFRHEKTNETIRGIYPKGIHAAIADGLDKSGGFKIRSATLDEPEHGLTDDVLSSTDVLIWWGHAAHGAVEDAIADKVRARVLDGMGLIVLHSAHYSKPFTRLMGTSCSLKWREAGEKERLWVIEHGHPIVEGLGEYFEIEHAEMYGEPFDIPEPDTLVFVSWFPGGEVFRSGCCYYRGRGKIFYFRPGHETYPIYYDENVRHVIANASRWAAPGNAPTPVFGNAQPLEPLE; from the coding sequence ATGGCACAACCAATTCAGGTTACGGTCTGGAATGAATTTAGGCACGAGAAGACAAACGAGACCATTCGCGGCATCTATCCGAAAGGCATCCACGCCGCAATTGCTGATGGGCTGGACAAATCCGGCGGCTTTAAAATCCGGAGCGCAACTTTAGATGAACCCGAACACGGCTTGACTGACGATGTTCTCTCAAGCACAGATGTTTTAATCTGGTGGGGACACGCTGCACACGGTGCAGTTGAAGATGCTATTGCTGACAAAGTTCGCGCACGTGTGTTAGATGGCATGGGACTTATTGTCCTGCACTCCGCACACTACTCTAAACCCTTTACCCGTTTGATGGGCACGTCGTGTAGTCTCAAGTGGCGTGAAGCAGGCGAAAAGGAACGCCTCTGGGTCATTGAGCACGGGCACCCGATTGTTGAGGGTTTAGGTGAATACTTTGAAATTGAGCACGCCGAAATGTATGGCGAGCCGTTTGATATTCCTGAACCGGACACACTTGTTTTCGTCAGTTGGTTCCCCGGCGGTGAAGTCTTCCGAAGTGGCTGCTGTTATTATCGCGGGAGAGGAAAAATCTTCTATTTCCGTCCGGGTCATGAGACATATCCGATCTATTACGATGAGAACGTTCGGCATGTGATCGCGAATGCTTCACGGTGGGCAGCACCGGGCAATGCACCGACCCCTGTCTTCGGGAATGCACAACCCTTAGAACCATTAGAATAA
- a CDS encoding helix-turn-helix domain-containing protein, whose product MRKLRTLHEFLMERFAADREEAIGYLDVALEEYQEDGDTLFFLLGLQHVIEARGGVSEVAKRIGIAPQVLSDVLSSEKAPRLDTLNTILQGLGCRLSIQPLKDANSSADKNYSVAPRESADPHPEAITERGDLR is encoded by the coding sequence ATGAGAAAATTGAGAACCCTGCACGAGTTTCTAATGGAGCGATTTGCTGCTGACAGAGAGGAAGCAATTGGATATCTTGACGTGGCACTTGAGGAATACCAAGAGGATGGCGACACTCTATTTTTTCTGTTAGGGCTCCAGCATGTTATTGAAGCACGGGGCGGGGTTTCGGAGGTTGCTAAAAGAATCGGTATTGCGCCGCAAGTCCTCTCGGACGTGCTCTCAAGCGAAAAGGCACCGCGTCTGGATACGCTCAATACTATTCTTCAGGGGCTTGGGTGTCGCCTGTCAATTCAACCGCTAAAGGATGCGAATTCCAGTGCAGACAAGAATTACTCGGTCGCACCAAGAGAAAGTGCAGATCCGCACCCTGAAGCCATTACCGAGCGCGGTGATTTGCGCTAA